The segment AGTACGTTGTCTTTCCGGACGAGGGCCACGGCTTCGCCCGGCCGGAGAACCGGCTGAAGTTCTACGCTGCGGCTGAGCAGTTCCTCGCCAGGTACCTGGGCGGCAGCGCCGAACCCCCCTCGGAGAAGGAGAAGTGGGACAACCTTAAGAAGTAGCGGAGCACGAGCCTCCCCCGTCAAAATCGGGGCGCACGGGGCGCATTCTGTGCCTCCCACCTCTTAGGACCGGAGGCCGACGCGCCGCATCGCTCCTGGAAGCGCGTCTCCGACCCGGGGCGCCACGTTCAGACAGGCCAGCAAGCCCGAGTGCTCCTGATAGGCCTTTTGCGCGCATTCGAAGGCCGGATCTTTTTCACCCAGACGCACATAAATCAGCACGACATAAGCCCACCACACATATCTTCCCTTCAAGAGCCTTTAAATATGAGTATCTCTCGGCCCCATTTTGCTCGCCCGACGCTCGAGTAGGTGCCGCCCAGCCCGTCACGTGGCTCGGCAGCATCGAGGTCTCCCACGGCAAGGCTTTCTCGCCGGAGCCGGTAAGACCGGATGATGTTCGCAGGTGCCGGGATACTTCCCAACTTCGTCGGGATAATCCCGAAGCTTCCGGACCAGCTTCCTCTCGCCTTCCTGCTGCCAAGAAAAGCGGGCCCGAGGCTGAAACCAAAAGGAAGCCTATGACATCCTATCCCCCAGGAGGGGAAATGCGGAAAACGGCCACGACTTCCCTGCCGGAGGTTTATCTGGATCCCGAGGTCGAAAAGGACCTCCAGGATCGTTTGAGCCGCATCGAGGGCCACATACGCGGGGTCAAGCGCATGCTGGCCGAGCACGCCAGTTGCGAAGACCTGCTCATCCAGCTTTCTGCCGTGCGCTCGGCCCTCAACCAAGCCACCGCCCGGCTGCTCGAAAACCATATGGAAACCTGCGTCGCTGACTGCGTGCGCGGAGGCAAAGGAGATAAGGCGCTGCGCGAACTGAAGGGCGCGCTGGCCCAGGTTCTCAAGAATTTGTGAGGGGGAAACCATGAAAGAACGGACTGTTTTTGCCGGCTCGATATTGGCGGCTCTG is part of the Candidatus Acidiferrales bacterium genome and harbors:
- a CDS encoding metal-sensitive transcriptional regulator, producing the protein MRKTATTSLPEVYLDPEVEKDLQDRLSRIEGHIRGVKRMLAEHASCEDLLIQLSAVRSALNQATARLLENHMETCVADCVRGGKGDKALRELKGALAQVLKNL